Proteins co-encoded in one Candida albicans SC5314 chromosome 3, complete sequence genomic window:
- the SAP3 gene encoding aspartyl protease SAP3 (Secreted aspartyl proteinase, acts in utilization of protein as nitrogen source; assessment of virulence role complicated by URA3 effects; regulated by growth phase; produced by opaque phase cells; alpha-pheromone repressed) gives MFLKNIFIALAIALLADATPTTFNNSPGFVALNFDVIKTHKNVTGPQGEINTNVNVKRQTVPVKLINEQVSYASDITVGSNKQKLTVVIDTGSSDLWVPDSQVSCQAGQGQDPNFCKNEGTYSPSSSSSSQNLNSPFSIEYGDGTTSQGTWYKDTIGFGGISITKQQFADVTSTSVDQGILGIGYKTHEAEGNYDNVPVTLKNQGIISKNAYSLYLNSRQATSGQIIFGGVDNAKYSGTLIALPVTSDNELRIHLNTVKVAGQSINADVDVLLDSGTTITYLQQGVADQVISAFNGQETYDANGNLFYLVDCNLSGSVDFAFDKNAKISVPASEFTAPLYTEDGQVYDQCQLLFGTSDYNILGDNFLRSAYIVYDLDDNEISLAQVKYTTASNIAALT, from the coding sequence atgtttttaaaaaatatctttattgCTCTTGCTATTGCTTTATTAGCTGATGCTACTCCAACAactttcaacaattctCCAGGGTTTGTTGCTTTGAATTTTGATGTTATCAAAACTCATAAAAATGTTACTGGTCCCCAAGGTGAAATCAATACCAACGTCAACGTCAAGAGACAAACTGTTCCagttaaattaattaatgaacaAGTTAGTTATGCTTCTGATATTACTGTTGGTtccaataaacaaaaattaactgttgttattgataCTGGATCATCTGATTTATGGGTTCCTGATTCTCAAGTTTCATGTCAAGCTGGTCAAGGACAAGATCcaaatttttgtaaaaatgAAGGAACTTATTCCCCAAGTTCTTCAAGTAGTTCtcaaaatttgaatagTCCATTTAGTATTGAATATGGTGATGGAACTACTTCACAAGGGACATGGTATAAAGATACTATTGGATTTGGTGGTATTTCTATCACAAAGCAACAATTTGCCGATGTTACTAGTACATCAGTTGATCAAGGGATTTTAGGGATTGGTTATAAAACTCATGAAGCTGAAGGTAATTATGATAATGTTCCTGTGACTTTAAAAAATCAAGGAATTATTTCTAAAAATGCTTATTCACTTTATCTTAATTCAAGACAAGCCACTAGTGgacaaattatttttggtggtgttgaTAATGCTAAATATAGTGGGACATTGATTGCTTTACCAGTTACTTctgataatgaattaagAATTCATTTGAATACTGTAAAAGTTGCTGGACAATCCATTAAtgctgatgttgatgttttgTTGGATTCAGGTACTACCATTACTTATTTACAACAAGGTGTTGCTGATCAAGTGATTAGTGCTTTTAATGGTCAAGAAACTTATGATGCTAATGGTAATCTTTTCTATCTTGTTGATTGTAATTTGTCAGGATCAGTTGATTTTgcttttgataaaaatgcTAAAATTTCCGTTCCAGCTTCTGAATTTACTGCTCCATTATACACTGAAGATGGTCAAGTTTATGATCAATGTCAACTTCTTTTTGGAACTAGTGATTATAACATTCTTGGTGATAATTTCTTGAGATCAGCCTATATTGTTTATGATTTggatgataatgaaatttcatTAGCTCAAGTTAAGTATACTACTGCTTCTAACATTGCTGCTCTTACTTAG
- the RPL8B gene encoding 60S ribosomal protein eL8 (Predicted ribosomal protein; regulated upon yeast-hypha switch; repressed upon phagocytosis by murine macrophage; Spider biofilm repressed), with the protein MAPKGKKVAPAPLATKSAKSSESKNPLFESTPKNFGIGQSIQPKRNLSRFVKWPEYVRLQRQKKILSLRLKVPPSIAQFSQTLDKNTAAQAFKLLNKYRPETSAEKKERLTKEAAAIAEGKTAKDVSPKPVVVKYGLNHVVSLIENKKAKLVLIANDVDPIELVVFLPALCKKMGVPYAIVKGKARLGTLVHKKTSAVAALTEVNSADEAELSKLISTINANYIEKYEENRKHWGGGIMGSKANDKIAKKAKAAAAAVSTSN; encoded by the coding sequence ATGGCTCCAAAAGGTAAAAAGGTTGCTCCAGCTCCATTGGCTACTAAATCCGCCAAATCTTCTGAATCCAAAAACCCATTATTCGAATCCACTCCAAAGAATTTCGGTATTGGTCAATCCATtcaaccaaaaagaaatttatcCAGATTTGTTAAATGGCCAGAATACGTTAGATTACAAagacaaaagaaaattttatcTTTAAGATTAAAAGTTCCACCATCTATTGCTCAATTTTCTCAAACTTTAGATAAAAACACTGCTGCTCAAgcttttaaattattaaacaaatataGACCAGAAACTTCTgctgaaaagaaagaaagattaACTAAAGAAGCTGCTGCTATTGCTGAAGGTAAAACCGCTAAAGATGTTTCACCAAAACCAGTTGTTGTCAAATATGGTTTGAACCATGttgtttcattaattgaaaacaaaaaggcTAAATTAGTTTTAATTGCTAATGATGTTGATCCAATTGAATTAGTTGTCTTTTTACCAGCCTTATGTAAAAAAATGGGTGTTCCTTATGCTATTGTTAAAGGTAAAGCTAGATTGGGAACTTTGGTTCACAAGAAAACTtctgctgttgctgcttTAACTGAAGTTAATTCTGCTGATGAAGCTGAATTatctaaattgatttctaCTATCAATGCTAAttacattgaaaaatacgAAGAAAACAGAAAACATTGGGGTGGTGGTATCATGGGTTCTAAAGCTAATGATAAAATCGCTAAAAAGGCTAaagctgctgctgctgctgtttCTACTTCTAACTAA
- the HGT5 gene encoding Hgt5p (Putative glucose transporter of the major facilitator superfamily; the C. albicans glucose transporter family comprises 20 members; 12 probable membrane-spanning segments, extended N terminus; expressed in rich medium; Hap43p-repressed): MSYERIETIDNPFNDGNIIDNDTSTLFVTENNDDDDDNTITTTTTTMQKNNDDNQSSGFQESSNQDVTTVSSSSPSNSNNNITNNNNNNNRFSNQRNNNKDNFQKPTTNHNEFKDEDEEEEEEEDDDDMFEPIQFKNSDDDDEEEGDGLSSSSLSSDINSFTDNFGNSYHNIDFDNKRYTLKLNFKGKRLVYFTSGFVSLFVSLFGYSQGVVSSLLAFDTFNKYFNQPSAATIGIVISIQEIGAMISSIMVAKLSDKFGRKRTLLLGTFIFMIGGSLQAFCPNIFILAIGRVFSGMGVGILSTIVPSYQCEISPSEERGKLVCGEFTGNITGYALSVWVGYLSYFIQDIGDSRNQPHSFTANLSWRLPLFIQVVIAFVLFLGGFFIVESPRWLLDNDMDQQGFHVLALLYDSHVESTKPKSEFFMIKNSILQERITTPKSQRTWKHLLTHYKIRVFVACSSLIFAQFNGINIISYYAPLVFEQAGFDNANALLMTGINGIIYLLSTIPTWFLVDSWGRRPILITSGIAMAICLFLVAAFMHINKSYTPSVVAVFVIIYNASFGFGFGPIPFLLSSESYPLSVRSKGASLAVSCNWFSNFVVGLMTPILKQEIKWAMYLFPASSCVLSVIVVLLFYPETKGVELEDITRIFDEFYATSPTKRVKIRGLRTKRKDKGKRSGEKYKAKYNPLSGGGGTGTGTSSSTTTTGDFIDDQEAFEMRALNEFDFESDNDDDINVSHTRRQML, from the coding sequence ATGTCATatgaaagaattgaaactaTAGATAATCCATTTAATGATGggaatattattgataatgataccTCGACACTTTTCGTAACcgaaaataatgatgatgacgatgataatactattaccaccaccactaccaccatgcaaaaaaacaacGACGACAATCAGAGTTCTGGCTTTCAAGAATCATCTAATCAAGATGTTACTACTGTTAGTTCATCATCACCGTCAAATAGCAATAACAACattactaataataataataataataatcgaTTTAGTAATCAACGCAATAATAACAAGgataattttcaaaaaccaACAACTAATCataatgaatttaaagatgaagatgaagaggaagaggaagaagaagacgatgATGACATGTTTGaaccaattcaattcaaaaatagtgatgatgatgatgaagaagaaggagatggtctttcatcatcatcactatcATCGGATATAAATTCATTCACCGACAATTTCGGTAATAGTTAtcataatattgattttgataataaacgATACacattgaaattaaatttcaaaGGTAAACGATTAGTTTATTTCACTTCGGGATTTGTTAGTTTATTTGTTAGTTTATTTGGTTATTCTCAAGGGGTTGTATCATCACTTTTAGCATTTGAtacatttaataaatatttcaatcaacCTAGTGCTGCTACTATTGGAATTGTTATATCAATTCAAGAAATCGGGGCCATGATAAGTTCAATTATGGTAGCGAAATTATCCGATAAATTTGGTCGGAAACgaacattattattaggaacatttatatttatgaTTGGTGGATCATTACAAGCTTTTTGTCccaatatttttatattggCCATTGGAAGAGTTTTTTCAGGGATGGGTGTAGGGATTTTATCTACGATTGTTCCTTCTTATCAATGTGAAATTAGTCCTAGTGAAGAACGAGGGAAATTAGTATGCGGAGAATTTACTGGTAATATCACTGGTTATGCACTAAGTGTATGGGTCGGGTATTTATCTTATTTTATTCAAGATATTGGTGATTCTCGTAATCAACCTCATTCATTCACAGCTAATTTGAGTTGGAGATTACCATTATTCATTCAAGTGGTTATTGCCTTTGTGTTGTTTCTTGGTGGGTTTTTCATTGTTGAATCACCTCGTTGGTTATTAGATAATGATATGGATCAACAAGGATTCCATGTATTAGCATTATTATATGATTCTCATGTGGAATCgacaaaaccaaaatctGAATTTTTCATGATTAAAAATTCTATATTACAAGAAAGAATCACTACTCCAAAACTGCAAAGAACTTGGAAACATTTATTAACTCATTATAAAATTCGAGTATTTGTTGCTTGttcatcattaatttttgCTCAATTTAATGgtattaatattatttcttaTTATGCTCCTTTAGTGTTTGAACAAGCTGGTTTTGATAATGCTAATGCTTTATTAATGACAGGAATAAATggaattatttatttattatcaactaTACCTACTTGGTTTTTAGTAGATTCTTGGGGTCGAAGACCTATATTAATAACTAGTGGTATAGCCATGGccatttgtttgtttttagTCGCAGCTTTTATGcatataaataaatcataTACTCCATCAGTAGTGGCAgtatttgttattatttataatgCATCATTTGGTTTTGGGTTTGGTCCTATCCCATTTTTATTACTGAGTGAATCATATCCATTATCAGTAAGATCAAAGGGGGCATCATTAGCAGTATCATGTAATTGGTTTAgtaattttgttgttggattAATGACCCCTAttttaaaacaagaaattaaatggGCAATGTATTTATTCCCTGCTAGTTCTTGTGTTTTGAGTGTTATTgtggtattattattttatccAGAAACTAAAGGGGTTGAATTAGAAGATATTACGAGaatatttgatgaattttaTGCCACAAGTCCAACTAAAAGAGTTAAAATTAGAGGATTAAGAACAAAACGTAAAGATAAAGGTAAAAGATCAggtgaaaaatataaagcAAAATATAATCCTCTAAGTGGGGGTGGTGGTACCGGTACCGGTACCAGCAGTAGcaccactactactggTGATTTCATTGATGACCAAGAAGCATTTGAAATGCGGGCattgaatgaatttgatttcgaAAGcgataatgatgatgatataaaTGTGAGTCATACTAGACGACAAATGTTATAG
- a CDS encoding uncharacterized protein (Protein of unknown function; role in intracellular signal transduction; Spider biofilm induced) codes for MAINTHQPLNHPSLDTISVSISSSHPSIDSINSSCIMQKHKHQLLLPQTEKYNNNNNNISAYQPDKQLLQQKQSKTKNSQSEYSPKRRTKMKKSFSINNIKQITSSIDNHPLNHNYNDTDTDTNPSTNSHGENNFEDYQDDSMELDDDYDSDDLSYTSCSSSQSNSNYSVVFEKDPTTMSPTSDQIPFSYHSFNNDCFLYTNTKSSLGISIPMNRSHPMSSSLQSPISSQSLLSMSPPPSVFCLPSTTTSCSPITTNSISQSLEMERSLRRSSSSDSLYMLLKNASTSSSTPFSSSSPSTQSSSPSPTSTSLSLFSKKQSIKSTSKKSIYSNLSTSLRSFRNKLSSYNKENLLKFIMDSPRLTDEKLPLQKPSCPEAKVQEEETEETEETEETEETPMEELTTFHHHQHHNHHHELGLEKSQCIKYKTRESRTNSRFLILYAFDMNARCNSMTLPNSPTQDELYKIIKRHPNIKKFHYKHNIHRISNMSREKLWNNVILPPRQDDSPELFIKSDPYIIYNDHNELDNGLDGHYSIVRKSGKYMPWALKPSIKPAGVLPNSKWVFNGQAPNSGITKTQFTVKGWCNPRWVDHTPTN; via the coding sequence ATGGCTATTAATACTCATCAACCTTTGAATCATCCTAGTTTAGATACTATATCTGTCTCAATATCATCGTCTCACCCATCAATagattcaattaattcatcatgCATCATGCAGAAACATAAACATCAACTACTATTACCACAAACTgagaaatataataataataataataatattagtGCTTATCAACCAGATAAACAATTACTACAACAAAAGCAGtctaaaactaaaaactCCCAAAGTGAATATCTGCCCAAGCGGAGAAcgaaaatgaagaaatcattCAGTATTAACAacattaaacaaattactAGTTCAATAGATAATCATCCCTTGAATCACAACTATAATGATACTGATACTGATACCAACCCAAGCACAAACAGTCACGGAGAGAACAATTTTGAAGATTATCAGGATGATAGTATGGAAttagatgatgattatgattcaGATGATTTATCTTATACTTCATGTCTGTCATCACAAtctaattcaaattatagtgttgtttttgaaaaagatcCTACTACTATGTCTCCTACATCTGATCAAATACCTTTTTCTTAtcattcatttaataatgattgttttctttataCAAATACCAAATCATCTTTAGGTATAAGTATTCCAATGAATAGATCTCATCCAATGTCAAGCAGTTTACAATCTCCAATATCATCtcaatcattattatcaatgtcaccaccaccaagtGTCTTTTGTCTTCCTTCAACTACTACATCATGTTCTCCCATtacaacaaattcaatatcacAATCTTTGGAAATGGAAAGATCTCTTCGTCGATCTTCTTCTAGTGATTCTTTATACATGCTACTTAAAAAtgcatcaacatcatcatcgacACCCTTCTCCTCCTCATCACCTTCTACACAGTCATCCTCGCCATCACCCACCTCAACATCTTTATCACTATTTTctaaaaaacaaagtatCAAATCCACGTCCAAAAAATCcatttattcaaatctaaGTACTTCTTTAAGACTGTTTCGTAATAAACTTTCTTCatataataaagaaaatctCTTGAAATTCATTATGGATTCTCCCAGATTAactgatgaaaaattgcCATTACAAAAACCATCTTGTCCAGAAGCAAAAGTTcaggaagaagaaacagaaGAAACAGAAGAAACAGAAGAAACAGAAGAAACTCCAATGGAAGAATTAACTACATTCCATCACCATCAacatcataatcatcatcatgaATTGGGTTTAGAAAAATCTCAATGcatcaaatataaaactCGTGAACTGCGTACCAATTCAcgatttttaattttatatGCTTTTGATATGAATGCTAGATGTAATTCAATGACATTACCCAATTCACCAACTCAAGATGAATTatacaaaattattaaacgGCATCCTAacataaaaaaattccatTATAAACATAATATTCATCGTATATCTAATATGTCAAGAGAAAAATTATGGAATAATGTCATTTTACCACCACGTCAAGATGATAGTCCCgaattatttataaaaagTGACCCATATATTATATACAACGACCATAACGAGTTGGATAATGGCTTGGATGGCCATTATTCTATTGTTAGAAAACTGGGGAAATATATGCCATGGGCTTTAAAACCAAGTATAAAACCTGCAGGAGTTTTACCTAATAGTAAATGGGTTTTCAATGGTCAGGCACCAAATAGTGGAATCACAAAAACTCAATTTACTGTTAAAGGTTGGTGTAATCCTAGATGGGTTGATCATACCCCAACaaattaa
- a CDS encoding uncharacterized protein (Predicted fatty acid acyl transferase-related protein domain; repressed by prostaglandins), whose amino-acid sequence MLAKFKLPNAEVWKTFPPFDTPVPPSPFENEFLNKIYYASMNVTTPLTIAIIYFTSVHFINSIIRNKQIAKYNSKTSSESKVDITKLDDKKLQKILPTVPNSIAKTSIFKLFVFLHNVFLCLYSIWTFLGMSHTIATTMNLFEGNFLQSLVNYQPKKLDIFLHSVCDPKIGIFSRLLTNEKGLHNLEVFGWWFYISKFYEVLDTAIILLKGRPSSLLQSYHHAGAMMCMWAGIRYQSPPIWIFVVFNSFIHSLMYFYFSLSCLKIRVPNFFKRILTTMQITQFIVGGSIAILHSFVWIVDTSHVISPDNLKWVSCISTPDQALPILINVLYLLPLTALFTAFYIESYLKKKSA is encoded by the coding sequence ATGTTGgcaaaattcaaattaccAAATGCTGAGGTATGGAAAACTTTCCCACCATTCGATACACCAGTTCCTCCAAGTCCATTTGAgaatgaatttttaaataaaatatactATGCATCAATGAATGTAACTACTCCTTTAACCATTGccattatttatttcacTTCGGttcatttcattaattcaattattagaaataaacaaattgctAAATACAACTCCAAAACTTCTTCAGAATCAAAAGTCGACATAACTAAATTGGAtgataaaaaattacaaaaaattttaccAACGGTTCCTAACTCAATTGCTAAAacttcaattttcaaattatttgtttttttacaTAATGTTTTCTTATgtttatattcaatttggaCATTTTTAGGTATGTCACATACTATTGCCACCACaatgaatttatttgaaGGCAATTTTTTACAATCATTAGTTAATTATCAACCTAAAAAATTAGATATTTTCCTTCATTCAGTATGTGATCCTAAAATTGGGATTTTTTCAAGACTTTTAACTAATGAAAAAGGTTTACATAATTTAGAAGTATTTGGTTGGTGGTTTTatatttccaaattttatGAAGTTTTAGATACTGCcattattttattaaaagGAAGACCAAGTTCACTTTTACAAAGTTATCATCATGCTGGGGCTATGATGTGTATGTGGGCCGGTATTAGATATCAATCTCCAccaatttggatttttgtggtatttaattcatttattcattcattaatgtatttttatttttcattaagttgtttgaaaattagagtacccaattttttcaaaagaatCTTGACAACGATGCAAATCACtcaatttattgttggtggttCAATTGCCATTTTACATTCATTTGTTTGGATTGTTGATACTAGTCATGTCATTAGTCCcgataatttgaaatggGTTAGTTGTATTAGTACTCCAGATCAAGCATTACctattttaattaatgttctttatttattaccattaaCTGCATTATTCACTGCTTTCTATATTGAAagttatttgaaaaaaaaatctgcATAA